The Thermodesulforhabdaceae bacterium genome has a window encoding:
- a CDS encoding flavodoxin family protein translates to MKRLLALVASPRKPGNGELFLRAVAKELGTDWELEIIRLVEWDIRPCRACYSCLFEKCPQNDDMQTILSRIVTADALAVAAPTYFLGANSLIKRFIDRGLMFYSLIEKLWGKPMVSVTTAGIEGMEGYAKLMVDSAVKIMGGRLLASVVVYGAFPGESVIGEKNKRLVQDVAQAILADTPFMPDKSSSVCPLCGGDSFRFLEKNRVKCLLCSNNGFYEIEGGRVVITIEPGEHQLFASLKDALDHAEWLRSMKKKFLDVRHQLKPIVQECVKTGRVFHSGVEQKS, encoded by the coding sequence ATGAAGCGACTTTTAGCTCTTGTGGCTTCACCTCGAAAGCCAGGTAATGGGGAGCTTTTTCTTAGAGCAGTAGCAAAAGAGCTCGGGACAGACTGGGAGCTGGAAATTATACGCCTTGTAGAATGGGACATTCGCCCATGCCGGGCTTGCTACTCCTGCCTTTTTGAAAAGTGCCCACAGAACGATGACATGCAGACAATCCTTTCGCGAATAGTCACCGCTGATGCTCTTGCCGTGGCTGCGCCCACCTATTTTCTGGGAGCCAATAGCCTTATCAAAAGGTTTATTGATCGTGGGCTGATGTTTTACTCCCTGATTGAGAAGCTATGGGGTAAACCCATGGTGTCGGTTACAACGGCTGGCATTGAGGGAATGGAAGGTTACGCAAAACTCATGGTTGATAGTGCAGTTAAAATAATGGGGGGAAGGTTATTAGCATCGGTGGTCGTTTACGGCGCTTTTCCGGGTGAATCCGTGATTGGAGAGAAAAATAAGAGACTTGTTCAGGATGTTGCTCAGGCAATATTAGCTGATACACCATTTATGCCTGACAAATCTTCCAGTGTGTGTCCTTTATGCGGGGGAGATTCCTTTCGGTTTCTTGAGAAGAACAGAGTCAAATGCCTTCTTTGCAGCAATAACGGTTTTTACGAGATAGAAGGCGGGCGTGTGGTCATAACCATAGAACCTGGAGAGCATCAGCTATTTGCCAGCCTTAAGGATGCCCTCGATCATGCTGAATGGCTTAGATCTATGAAGAAGAAATTTCTTGACGTAAGGCATCAGTTAAAGCCGATTGTGCAGGAGTGTGTCAAAACCGGCCGAGTATTCCATTCCGGAGTGGAACAAAAAAGCTAG
- a CDS encoding AMP-binding protein: MGMEQFYRELMQINMMPDNEEKAKAAEAFFEKLNKTPLPAHFNWAEEILEGLHVKERPDQLALIWADLDTEAEKTYTYAQLAEKSNQLLNFLRKNGVGKGDPVYIMVPVLPEIWFTSVATLKGGMVLVPTAMTMTAKELEYRFQTYPPAVVIGTKASASLIDEALNALGVKPKVKLCVDGVDGWVPYSEVEKEATSAPAEKTLASDIILCFFTSGTTGMPKRVVHTATSYPLGHLSTSNMIGIKPGDIHHNLSQPGWAKYAWSSFFAPLNVGATVTGFNYGRLNVEKYLGAVAKYKVNVFCAPPTAWRAFILADLSKFDFSALRESVSAGEPLNPEIINTWKKYTNTEIRDFYGQTESTAMIGNPPWYKGKIVPGSFGRPHFLYDVVLLDDEGNEINKPDEVGHITIRLSNWRPIGLFKEYLGAPEKMAEVFRGNYYYTGDRAYFDEKGYWWFVGRADDVIKSSDYRVGPFEVESALVEHPAVAEAAVVGSPDPQRWQLVKAFVILKPGYEPSRELALELFKHCISILAKFKIPRIIEFVPEVPKTISGKIRRVELREMEIKSKQAGERRPHEYFYQEFPELKSSS, encoded by the coding sequence ATGGGAATGGAACAATTTTATCGTGAGCTCATGCAGATCAACATGATGCCAGACAATGAGGAGAAGGCTAAAGCCGCTGAGGCTTTTTTTGAAAAACTCAATAAAACTCCTCTTCCTGCACACTTCAACTGGGCAGAAGAAATTCTTGAAGGGCTTCATGTAAAAGAAAGACCTGATCAACTTGCTTTAATATGGGCAGATCTTGATACCGAAGCAGAAAAAACCTACACCTATGCCCAACTAGCTGAAAAAAGCAACCAACTGCTCAACTTCCTCAGGAAAAACGGTGTTGGTAAGGGAGATCCCGTTTACATCATGGTTCCGGTTCTCCCAGAAATATGGTTTACCAGCGTGGCAACTCTAAAAGGCGGTATGGTTCTGGTTCCTACGGCAATGACAATGACAGCTAAGGAACTGGAATACCGCTTCCAGACTTACCCCCCTGCTGTAGTTATAGGCACGAAAGCATCTGCATCTCTTATCGATGAAGCTCTAAATGCTCTTGGGGTCAAACCAAAGGTAAAGCTTTGCGTTGACGGAGTAGATGGTTGGGTGCCCTATTCCGAAGTTGAGAAAGAAGCAACTTCTGCGCCAGCGGAAAAGACCCTGGCTTCGGACATCATTCTGTGCTTCTTCACATCAGGAACCACCGGTATGCCGAAGCGAGTTGTCCACACAGCAACATCCTATCCTTTAGGACACCTTTCTACATCTAACATGATAGGCATAAAACCCGGGGATATTCATCACAATCTCAGCCAGCCTGGATGGGCAAAGTATGCCTGGAGCTCCTTCTTTGCACCCCTCAACGTAGGTGCAACTGTGACCGGCTTTAACTATGGCAGGCTCAACGTTGAAAAGTATCTTGGAGCCGTAGCAAAATACAAAGTTAATGTCTTCTGTGCACCCCCAACCGCATGGAGAGCTTTCATTCTTGCGGATCTTTCCAAGTTCGACTTCTCCGCTCTGAGAGAATCGGTCAGCGCTGGAGAGCCTCTCAACCCCGAAATTATCAACACCTGGAAAAAATACACCAACACTGAAATCAGAGACTTCTACGGACAAACCGAAAGCACCGCGATGATAGGAAACCCACCCTGGTATAAAGGTAAAATCGTTCCCGGTTCCTTTGGAAGACCTCACTTCCTCTATGATGTTGTTCTGCTGGACGATGAAGGCAATGAAATCAACAAGCCGGATGAAGTCGGACACATTACTATCCGCCTAAGCAATTGGCGGCCTATCGGTCTCTTCAAGGAATACCTCGGCGCACCCGAAAAAATGGCAGAAGTTTTCCGCGGAAATTACTATTACACTGGCGACCGTGCCTATTTCGACGAAAAGGGATACTGGTGGTTTGTTGGAAGAGCCGATGACGTTATAAAATCTTCTGACTATCGTGTCGGTCCCTTCGAAGTTGAAAGCGCTCTTGTAGAACATCCAGCCGTAGCTGAAGCAGCCGTTGTAGGCAGCCCCGATCCTCAGAGATGGCAGCTTGTAAAGGCTTTTGTTATCCTTAAGCCTGGTTATGAACCTTCGAGAGAACTCGCTCTGGAGCTTTTCAAGCACTGCATTAGTATTCTTGCCAAGTTCAAGATCCCAAGAATTATCGAGTTTGTGCCAGAAGTGCCCAAAACAATCAGTGGAAAGATTCGCCGAGTAGAACTAAGAGAAATGGAAATTAAATCCAAGCAAGCTGGAGAACGTCGTCCACACGAATATTTCTATCAAGAATTTCCTGAACTTAAATCCTCATCATAA
- a CDS encoding IMP cyclohydrolase, with the protein MVEELRKMYRTIVSDNFPETLVIQFGDQKLVYRKRLWKIPQDDGTVVEQGLRYGENPGQEAALYELIGGNLLLGKCQYIEPGKGLVSAITEEDLLQTGKHPGKINLTDVDNGLNILKFLMDKPTAVILKHNNPCGVASADNISRAFWRAYRADRIAAFGGCLVVNRPIDKEAAEIIQPCYLEVIAAPDYEDSALDILKKRKDLRLIRISRIDRLAEYCDLRYVDFKSLIDGGLIVQQSSFCAIRSTADLKPAETTYNGKPYRIQRAPTDQELRDMLFGWFVEQGVTSNSVLYVKDECTVSIGTGEQDRVGVAEIAVYKAYQKFADLLCFDKYGIPYKELELAVERGEKSKDLKDEIDEETRRQKGGLVGATMVSDGFFPFRDGVDVGIRQGIRAVIQPGGSVRDWEVIDACNEAGVTMVFTGQRAFKH; encoded by the coding sequence ATGGTAGAGGAACTTCGTAAAATGTATAGAACAATTGTTTCAGATAATTTTCCCGAGACTCTTGTTATACAATTTGGAGATCAGAAGCTGGTTTACAGAAAAAGGCTCTGGAAAATACCGCAGGATGACGGAACCGTTGTAGAACAGGGGCTTCGTTATGGTGAAAATCCCGGGCAGGAAGCAGCCCTTTACGAACTTATAGGCGGCAATCTGTTGCTTGGAAAGTGCCAGTATATTGAACCTGGTAAAGGACTTGTTAGTGCTATCACAGAAGAAGACCTTCTTCAGACGGGAAAGCATCCCGGAAAAATTAACCTCACCGATGTTGATAATGGTCTGAATATTTTGAAATTCCTTATGGACAAGCCTACAGCCGTTATTTTGAAACATAACAATCCCTGTGGCGTTGCATCTGCCGACAATATTTCTAGAGCTTTCTGGCGAGCCTATCGAGCCGATAGAATTGCAGCCTTTGGAGGGTGCCTTGTAGTAAACCGACCCATAGATAAAGAAGCGGCAGAAATCATACAACCATGCTATCTCGAAGTAATCGCTGCTCCCGATTACGAAGATAGCGCACTGGATATACTGAAGAAGCGAAAAGACCTTCGCCTTATTCGCATATCTAGAATTGATAGATTAGCCGAGTATTGCGATCTGCGCTACGTTGATTTCAAATCTCTTATTGATGGCGGTTTGATTGTTCAGCAGTCATCTTTCTGCGCAATCAGGTCCACGGCAGATTTGAAGCCTGCTGAAACTACTTATAACGGCAAGCCTTACCGTATTCAACGCGCTCCTACAGATCAAGAGCTAAGGGATATGCTATTCGGTTGGTTTGTGGAACAGGGGGTTACGTCAAATTCTGTGCTTTATGTCAAAGACGAATGCACCGTTAGCATAGGCACGGGTGAGCAGGATCGTGTGGGAGTGGCGGAAATAGCCGTTTACAAAGCCTATCAGAAATTTGCCGATCTTCTTTGTTTCGACAAATATGGAATACCTTACAAAGAGCTGGAACTTGCTGTTGAAAGAGGTGAAAAGTCTAAAGACCTGAAGGATGAAATTGACGAGGAAACCAGACGGCAAAAGGGTGGACTTGTTGGCGCTACAATGGTTTCTGATGGTTTCTTCCCCTTTAGAGATGGTGTTGATGTAGGAATAAGGCAGGGCATTCGGGCTGTTATTCAGCCTGGAGGATCTGTGAGGGATTGGGAAGTGATCGATGCCTGTAATGAAGCGGGAGTTACGATGGTTTTCACGGGACAGAGAGCTTTCAAGCATTAG